The genomic DNA TGACCAAATTCAGCACGAACGGCATCAGCCATACCCCGACGATCAGGATGTTATACGAATAAAAAAGGATCGCACAGCTTGCCATGACAATCGAAACGATCGTTACTTTCATCACGCTCATGGTCATCGTGGCGGCCAGAAACTCGCTGGGTTTCAGCGGGCTGGCGAACAGATTCATGAGGTTACGCGCCCAAAGTTCTTCGAGAAAGGAAATCGTGATTCCCTGTTGCGATCGGAACAACATGTCCCAGAGGATCAACGCACCCAGAAAAAAGGTGACGAATCCCGGGACCTGGCTTTGGTATCGGGCAAGATAGAGCGTAATAAATCCCCAAATCACGAGATCTAGGAAAGGCCAATAAAAGATTTCCATAATGCGGGGCAAACTGCGTCGGTAGAGATACAAATGCCTGACGATCAATGCCGTAATGCGGTGCAGTTTCATCGGCACGTCCCATGATCATGTCCATCCTGACAATCCCCGCATCCCTGATGCGTACCGAGGATGTCCCCCATGAGATGCCGGACTCCTGCCGCCAGGTGAGCGCCTGCTCGCTGTCCGTCGGGCATCCGCCGTAACCAAAGGGTCACCAACACCGCCGGCATCCCTATGAGTCCGACCGCGAACGCAGTCGTCATACGCTCAAGGTGATCCATCCACCAC from Nitrospira sp. includes the following:
- a CDS encoding Efflux ABC transporter, permease protein; this encodes MKLHRITALIVRHLYLYRRSLPRIMEIFYWPFLDLVIWGFITLYLARYQSQVPGFVTFFLGALILWDMLFRSQQGITISFLEELWARNLMNLFASPLKPSEFLAATMTMSVMKVTIVSIVMASCAILFYSYNILIVGVWLMPFVLNLVITGWIIGVFTTSLIMRFGQEAEVLAWSMVFLFQPISCVFYPMEVLPTWLQMIAMANPAAHIFEGMRTVLSTGAPPIRSLAWAICLNGALLIGVVTWFYRTVAYCKDQGLLVRVGE